The Solanum lycopersicum chromosome 2, SLM_r2.1 DNA window TAATCGAGGCTTTGAAGTTTCTGTAAATGACTTGCTTCTCTGATGCATGTAGGAATGCCAAGCCTCGACCTGCGGCAATCACAATTTGAACCCTTACATTCCATGGAAGTGACAAAGCAGCAGAGCGGCCTAAAAAGAGAACAAATATGTTTAGGTGGAGCATAAAAGCTAGACACATTCCATGCTGCTTTGATCTACAATATGTTACATTTTATTAAGAACATACCCATAATCTCTTACTTCCAAAAAGATGGTTGTTCAAGCTACCCTTTTGCATAAACTCGTAGACAAGCAGTACTTCTTTATCTTCCTGGAAGTATCCCAAGAGTTCGACGAGGTTAGGATGAGAAAGTCTTCCAAGAATGCTCACCTCGGACtggataattaaaaaatgaaatgaaattactTGGAAAATcttcacatttaaatatttagaaCAATTCCAGATCAATCAACTAAAATTGAGTTACTAAGTAGAAAGCAGAACTTGTGCCCAAAGATGTTGTTAATAATGATGGCATTTGATCTGCTAAACCTAGCAGAAGACATAAGATCACAAGTTTTgatttacaaattaaaaaagtgCGACATTCAAATGCAAAGGGACAGATGGTAGAGAGTTGACTGCATCCAAAATTGATTATTCACTATAACTGCCAAAGAGCAAGTACAAAAGGCTGCACAACAGAACTAAGACTGCAAAAAGATAATCATACAGGTGACTGTCTATTTTTTGTGAATGACAATAAGTACCACAGAGTTCAAGGAATTGCTCTTCGCCAAAGTTTAGAGCAaacacatacataatatatgttactctctTAATTCTCACTACCCCACCGAAAGTAGTCAAAGAGACTCAACTCAATGGGACAATAAACGCCTTGGACAGCCAACATTTACAAAGAATGAGTTACTACTATGCAAATTGATATGTCTCTCACACAGACAATTAAGAAGAGAGCAATTACAGCTTAATGAAAATGAAGCAAGCTAGTGTCAGGCATAAACTAGGCTCCAATTAGAAGACTTAATGGAGTTCACATATTTAGGACAGAGGAATCACCTGCCACTCCTTAAATCCTTCGGAGCTTTCAGAATTCAATTTATGAACAGCAATTAGAGTCCGGCCATCCTTGGAAAAAGGCGACTCAGCAAGACAACGCTTGTAAACTTTTCCAAAACTACCTTGTCCCAGCACTGTTGCATTGCTAAATTTTCTGGTGGCGGCCTTGAGTTCAGAGAAAGAAAATATCCTTAAATTTGGGTACTGTGATAACTTAGGACCCGTTTGGatgagcttaataaaagcagctttaaaaaagtacttttgaaagtgctgaaacttatttttaaaataagcagttatgcgtttggataaaagtgctgaagttgttatgccaaacgtgaaaagggaaaaatagaagaaagagatgttagggttatatggttcatttggagattgtataaaagtattaagggaaaaaacataaaaatatggtcaacttaaaacggcttataagctaaaaaaaaaaaagcacccctaccccagcttttaacttttggcttaaaataagttttttttaacttaaaataagctattttgagtattgtcaaacagttaaataagtcaaaaaccagcttttaagtcagtttgaccagcttttaagctgagccaaacaggctcttactATCTGGACAAACAAGATTCTCTGGCTTTGGAGGTGCTTTTCTCAATTGGCTACGAAAATCCCACCATCTTAGTGAAGCAGTGTAGGGACTTTTATCCTCAGATTTTACCTTTTCCCTTGAGATGGCACTTCTTTCTGTTGTATAACCGCTATTTCATTCCTCTTTAATGGATGCGCTCTCTGCTTCAATCCTTGAATGAGATGACGTTGATGTGTCATCGAATGAAATGATACCTTCACCTTCATTTTTCTGAAATACTAATGCTAATTCCAGGCTTTTCACCACTTCAAACATTGCAGACCGTTCTTGTGGAAGACCATAGAAGCATTTGGCAGAAATTCCTATAAACGCCTTTAGACAAGTTGATGAGATGGACCCCAACAGATTCTCATCAATAAGCTTATTAATTTCTCCTTCCTTTATACATTGCTTGGTCCATGTTGTTCCTCGGGCAGTCTCATATCGACTGCAGGTCTTCCTGAAAGCAATTCAGATAGTACTACTCCAAAAGCATACACATCAGTTTTCCGTGTCAATCTATTAGTCAGGAAGTATTCAGGATCGAGGTACCAGAATGCCTTTGACTTGTGTACTAACATGAGTAGCTGATTCATTTCCAGGCCCCATTTTGGACAACCCAAAATCAGAAATCTTACTTTCCCAGTTTTCATCCAACAGAATGTTTGAGCTTTTGATATCACGATTTTGACATGTATGAAGGAAATCCAGTCCACATGCAGCACCTATAGCAATCTTGAGTCTCCGTTCCCAAGAGAGAGATGAGCTATTTCTGTCCATTTTGTACCGGTTGTCAGCAAGTGATCCTCGAGGCATATAATCATAAACTAATAACATCTCATGACCTTCAATGCAGTAACCAATTAGGGAGAGAAGGTTCTCATGGCGGTGCATAGATAACATATTGATTTCCGTCCATAACTCTTTCTCCCCCTGGCTAGATCCTGGTTTCAATCGCTTAACTGCTACAGTGGTCTCTCCACCAtcaatatttcctttgtatacTGTACCATATCCGCCACTACCAATGACAAGCTGAGGATCAAAATTGTTGGTTGATCTTTCCATCTCATCCAGTGAAAATTGACGACACTGATGCTCTCCTTAAGATATTCAGTTGTTCGTCTTGATAGACTTATTTTCTGCATCACACCTAATGTGATAAACAGCAACATTAATCAAAGTGAGTCTAAATGTCGGTACAGTTGcaatttgattttttgtatAGAACAGCACAGATTCCTCTGATTTTTCTGGTGTCGTACTTGCAACAAGATGCACAGGGCTCACACTACCATGATTGTTGTCAGGGTTGCTTATCTTGAAGACTTCTATCCCACTCAAGACGGCGTTAGTATGTTTACTGATTGTAGAAAACTTTGGCTGCATAAATATAGAAATGTTATGCTTCCCTTCCCTTAAATCACTCTCCATAATGGCAATATAGTCCCTGTATACAGAAATTCCATTCCCCCCACTCCATTTGATCACATCAGCTTCATCTTGAGTATTCTGATTGTTTATAACAATACTGAAATTCCTTTGGCCTTCATATGTGATCATAGGTTCAATTTCACAAAAGTGGAGGGTAGCAAGGTATCTGAATCCCAAATCAAGTGGAATGTTCCATGTGAGATTACATAAATTCGAATGGCAGTGTGCACCCACTGACCTGGCCGTCAGGTAAACTTCTTTTGGTGCAATATGAGTTGCTGAGGATGCATATCTGATATCAACGGCTCTGTTGATCGAAAAGGCACCAACTTGAATCAGGTAATTAGCATCATCTTCCCAGTCCCGGAACATGGTTGCATCTTCCAAGGATGAAATAGAGTTTCCACCAACATTTACTCGCTGAATTGTCTCCAGTGCAGTGCTGTTGTCAATGTAGAATCTGTAATTTCGTCCAACAAGACTCCCTGATCGTCATCTGGTGTGAAATACAGACCAGAGGGCATGGAAACGATCTCGATTGCATTGACAAAAGCATCAGTGTCTTCTGATTTTCGAGATGGTATGAATGTTATGCTTATGTTTCACTTTCTTTTACATTGATacaaaattcttttttgaaatagTTGACACCTGCAGCAAGGATAGGTATGAAGTGACTGAGCTGATCAGTTTTGACAGTAAATGTGGGTTTTGACTTGATGAAACCTTTGTATAAAGCTGGTTTGAAGTGCAGGCGTATGAACTTGTGTCCCGGTTTCACTGAAAATTGGTAGGTAAACTGATGGTGAGACGTTCGAGCAGACTTATAAGGAACGGGAGCTTGGTGAGGTacgtagacattgaaattttgtgttaCTCTACAAGATGAATTTAATATAAGTTGGGATTTTACAAATTGTCATCAACTCAAATTAAGATTTTTGCATACTATTCAACCCTAAATTCTAATTGTATTAAATTCTCTTAAAAAACATTTCGAAAATTTGATAAAGAGATCATATAGATATCAAATCCAAATCATCCTAATTTGAGAAATACACCACTAACGACTCTCttgaatcataaataaatagaattgtACCCGCAATTTATcttaatcaataaaatcaagtttcttcatattttattggaaaaactacataaaatgacaatctatattttatattaaaataatatagctatacttccttaaatttttattttatgactatatttaattaataaatagcaaataaatattaaattatcctaaaaatataatatatgtcCCTAATTTCACGTTTATATTCCTTCTATAATAATTGTGCATGCACGCATCACGTTTCTCTCTCTATAATTTACTCCtatattaattatgtttctattttAACGTTTGGCTTCCTTCCATAATAATTGTGCACAGATATTACGGatgtttctctctctattaTCTACAGCACGCCTATTGGAATTAAAGAAGCATATTTTCACGTTAATTTCAAAAAACCCATTTTTCAGCTTCAAACTTATCTCTCAAATCCTCCCAAAATCTGATTTCACGTTTAGTCATTTTCCAAGAATCCATTTTACAGCTTCAAACTTATCTCCCAAATCCTCCCAAAATCAGATTTACCATAAAATTCTTAATCAATTAAATCTCTATCAAGCTACCACgaaattaggtttttattttttcaaatcaaatatgcAACATTGCTTGATTTTCGGagatatttatgttgtttagaTCATGCaggtttcttcaatttttattaggttaaattctttaatatttatttgtttataaatttttggGATCTGGGTTGTTGAATATAATGTCTAAACGAAATACCACAAGGATAATCACAAGAGGCacaaaatataccaaaaatttcaAGGTTGAAATACCATCTTTTGATCTACGTATAACTCAGATTAAAACACAAATTTCAGGATATATTGTTGTGATGGAATTACATAAGAAGCCGAAAGATGAAATAGTAAGGTCtctttcaaaaagaaaagtagGGTCAACGGTGAAAGCGATTGAAAAACATTGTTACAAAAGGaggaaagtaaaaaatatagtttCCTACATGATTGGAGAACATGCAGTTAATGAAGAACAAGACGAAGTCAGTGAAGAATTAATGGTAtgtacatttttaatttttttaatttttcgaaTAATTTTTGCATATGTACATGCAGTTTACTTTAATTCTATTAAGAAAGATCATGTGGAGTATATATCTTTTGATTtgtaaaatttacttaaatgaATATAGTTTTTGATTATGATATAGTATTAATGTTGTTGAATGGTGGTAACTATAGTTTAGATATATATGCATTTAGTTTTATAAAAAGTACATAAGTGAATACATTTTGTATGAGAGCTTTTTGTGTGAATGTAGGCAGTGATGTAATGTATGCAGGTTGCATGTAAAAATTAGTGTATATTGTAAGAAATATCAACATAACGTACAATAAGTCAAAAAAGAACATTAAAGCTTTTTGTACATGTGTTATAATGTAATGTAAGTCGAACAACAAAGGTTACGTTGTGTATATACCAAGAAAGTTTATTAgtagtttttcattttttgaatgtGTTATCTTTTATAATTACAGGGTATCAGATTCCACGTATTGGCTCGCCCAATTAAACCCCCACGCGTGCAGGTTTATGTGAACCATAACATAGTCACAGATTTGAAGGGGAAGCTTACAGCGACCCAATTCAATCAATTTAAAGATACATGTTTTGGAGCATATACAAAAATGCACGTGTGTGGAGCGCAACCACAAATGTTTAGGTGTTTCATGGTATGTGAATTGGAGGACAGTTCCCCTGATGAATTGTTgtttcatataaatcataccACGCTCCGTTTTGATATCAAAGAATTTGCTATCATTACTGGGTTGAACTGCTTTGGTAATAAAGATGACTTTTTGTTTGATACAAGGAAGCCAAACAGATTAATCAATCACTATTTTGAGGGTAAAAGTATTCTTACAAAAGTGGATTTGAtcagtaaaaataaaaaaaggtttgGGGTGGTGGCCATGATGATGATGCTGTTAAATTCActcttctatattttatttgtacgTTCATATATTCCGGCGAGAAGAAGAGCTCATCAATTCCAAGGATACATTTTGATCTAATGGAGAGCGGCCGGTACCATGAATACCCCTGGGGGAAATATATTTTCAGGGATTGCGAGATATACTTTCTAGCATTTGCCGAGTACCTAAGTGAGGGTGAAGGTATTCCAGTTCAA harbors:
- the LOC138337081 gene encoding putative receptor-like protein kinase At5g39000 → MERSTNNFDPQLVIGSGGYGTVYKGNIDGGETTVAVKRLKPGSSQGEKELWTEINMLSMHRHENLLSLIGYCIEGHEMLLVYDYMPRGSLADNRYKMDRNSSSLSWERRLKIAIGAACGLDFLHTCQNRDIKSSNILLDENWESKISDFGLSKMGPGNESATHVSTQVKGILTCSRYETARGTTWTKQCIKEGEINKLIDENLLGSISSTCLKAFIGISAKCFYGLPQERSAMFEVVKSLELALVFQKNEGEERSAISREKVKSEDKSPYTASLRWWDFRSQLRKAPPKPENLVCPDSKSLFGSA